TGGATATGGAAAAGGTGGAATGGGAACTTGGTTTGGATACCAAAGAATATCTGCCGGTAGACTTTGATTCCTTTCCAAATACGGTTGCCCTAAGTGCCATCAACTACATTGAGGAAGAAGAAATTGATCTGGGTTTTGATACGGCCACGTATCTCCCAAAAGACTTTGATCCCTATACAGGGTCAAACTAGGTAGGATGTTTTCATTTTATCAAATTTTTGAGTTAGTTAGTCAAGGATCCCGGCGAATCGCCGGGATTTTTGTTTGTTTCCATGGTAACGGGGTCCAATACGGGGAATTAACAAAAAAATAACGAAAAAATCGACGAAATGTAGTTGTTAAAAAATGGGGCCAAATGTTGCCAACTTGGCAAAAAAGGAATGCTAATGATGCCACCTCCATAAAGGGGCAATCCTTTTGTTGACAATACTTTTCCTACAGTATTTTTTGGGCCTGTTAACGAAACTGAAAAGCATACTAAAGTTGAATTTTAAGCGTATTACCTTTGTCAACCATTACTAAAAAATGACGGTTATGAAGTATCAAAAATATCTTGTTTTAACATTTGTGGCAGCGTTGTTCTTGCCCATGTTAAGTGCAAAATCGGCTGAAATGACAAAAGGGGAATTCAATATAGATTCCGTGGATTATATTGAATTGGATCAACAAACGGAACTTGGTTTCGAAACCTCGGACTATTTGCCTGAAGGTTTTGATCCCTACCAAGAAGACGTTTCCATAAAGAGTTTGAATTTTATTGAGGAAGATGCCATAGACTTGGGTTTTGAAACCAAGGATTATCTTCCAGAGGATTTTAATCCATACAAAGAGTAGATTTCAATAGAGTGTATTAGAGTTAGTTAGTGAAAAAGCCCCGACCGTGCGGTCGGGGCTTTTTTTATGCCCATTTTTCCAAAATCGTTGGTACTTGCTAAAAGGCAGACCTCAGTTTTGTTCGGTTTGATCAACTAATTTGTCCGGTTATACCACAATTAATTGTTTAAGAGCACGCCCTTTCTGAATTTTGGGACAATCCAGCTTTACGCCAAATCAAACATTTGTTATGAAGACTTTTAAATCCGTGTTCTCCTTACTACTGATGGTGTGTTTGACCCTCCCCATGCTCATGGCGCAAAATGAGGTCAGCCAACGTGAAGTTATTGCCCTATTGGAGTTAAAGGCGAAAACCAAGGGTCATTTATGGACCAACGAATGGGATCAGAGTAAGCCGATTTCCACCTGGCACGGGGTTACGGTCAGAAATGGCAAGGTAGTGGGCCTACATCTATCGAACAACAATTTACAGGGTAGGATTCCTATTACCATTGGCAATCTAAGACATTTGGAAGTCCTGGATTTGTCCAACAACACCATTGGGGGAAAAGTTCCGGGATTGTTCAGAAAATTGAAAAACCTGAGAACCATCAATCTTTCGGATAATGCCTTGGCCGGAAACATCCCCAATACCATTGGTAAGCTAACGCGTCTTGAAGAACTCAATTTGAACAATAATACGTTTATGGGCGAATTGCCCCAGGGAATCAATGAACTCTCCCAATTAAGGACTTTGGCAGTGGCCAACAACAATTTGGAAGGGGCAATCCCCCTTGGTATGGAGCAATTGAAAAAGCTGAAACGGCTTTACCTGGCCCATAATGGATTTACCAATTTTGATGCACTGCGAAAGCTTTCCCAACAACAATTGGTCATGACCGATTTTGTGGTGAGGAAAGGAGTTGCCATACCCATCGACTTTAAGACATCGCCGGAAGGTTTGTCCAAATTGGAATTTGAGGAACTACAGGAGTAGTATTTGGACAGCAGCACAATATATAGCCCAGTTTTGGGCTTTTTTTGTTTAGAAAAGTAGGGGGACCACAAATTGAAAGACCAGAATTAAAAGGCCGACGGATATTAAGTTTAGGACGATGCCAACCCGGGCCATTTGGGGCACTTTTACATAACCACTGGCAAAAACAATGGCATTGGGCGGCGTGGCCATAGGCAACATAAAAGCACAACTACTGGCCATGGTCACGGGAATCAAGAGATAAAGGATGGGAAGGCCAAGGCCAATGGCAATACCGGCCACTACCGGAGCTAAAACCGCAACCAGGGCGACATTGCTC
The sequence above is a segment of the Muricauda sp. SCSIO 64092 genome. Coding sequences within it:
- a CDS encoding leucine-rich repeat domain-containing protein; translated protein: MKTFKSVFSLLLMVCLTLPMLMAQNEVSQREVIALLELKAKTKGHLWTNEWDQSKPISTWHGVTVRNGKVVGLHLSNNNLQGRIPITIGNLRHLEVLDLSNNTIGGKVPGLFRKLKNLRTINLSDNALAGNIPNTIGKLTRLEELNLNNNTFMGELPQGINELSQLRTLAVANNNLEGAIPLGMEQLKKLKRLYLAHNGFTNFDALRKLSQQQLVMTDFVVRKGVAIPIDFKTSPEGLSKLEFEELQE